One genomic segment of Clavelina lepadiformis chromosome 3, kaClaLepa1.1, whole genome shotgun sequence includes these proteins:
- the LOC143450227 gene encoding atlastin-3-like isoform X2 — protein sequence MSDYLAQKLSSLLKLVAPNSDPGCALQLLKPIENGYEMDKVTLMNLVKHPAVKNNPVVIISICGAKREGKSFLLSLLIKYLESNMQEAWLNEPDTPIPTHFSWKSGRKAHTQGIWLWSKPYLIQKSNGHKVAVILFDTEGAYSSTGKQNDSDIFAFSTLLSSVQIYNMKDEINEQKLESLAAFTSYTERAGTKTESGQIFQSLMLLVRDWTDDEFQCGVEGGRKYMEEELQNKKVTDEDLIAIRDKISKVFRQVECTLLPYPGAIVDNKDKRHRQNTTQVKDMSGDFKEHLRIFFHILLDECTEPKEVGGRIIKGDEILNLSTKLFNLLRTKEIFNVSLTLKVNTQIKY from the exons ATGTCAGATTACCTGGCACAAAAGCTCTCTTCTCTTCTCAAACTTGTTGCGCCTAATTCTG ATCCAGGTTGCGCACTACAACTTCTGAAACCAATCGAAAATGGATATGAAATGGATAAAGTGACTCTCATGAATTTGGTTAAACATCCAGCTGTCAAGAACAATCCAGTTGTGATCATTTCTATTTGTGGGGCCAAACGCGAAGGAAAATCCTTCTTGCTAAGTTTACTAATAAAGTACTTGGAGTCAAATATG CAAGAAGCATGGTTGAATGAACCTGATACACCCATTCCTACACATTTCTCATGGAAAAGTGGACGAAAAGCACATACCCAGGGCATATGGCTTTGGAGCAAACCTTACTTAATCCAAAAAAGTAATGGTCACAAG GTGGCAGTCATCTTATTCGATACTGAAGGAGCATATAGTAGCACTGGGAAACAAAACGATTCAGACATTTTTGCCTTCAGCACTTTACTAAGCTCCGTTCAGATCTATAACATGAAGgatgaaataaatgaacaGAAGCTGGAATCTTTAGCT GCATTCACTTCATATACTGAAAGGGCTGGTACTAAAACTGAAAGCGGACAGATATTTCAG TCACTAATGCTACTTGTTCGAGACTGGACTGATGACGAGTTTCAATGTGGAGTAGAAGGTGGAAGAAAATACATGGAAGAAgaacttcaaaacaaaaaagttactGATGAAGACCTGATAGCGATACGAGACAAGATTTCTAAAGTTTTTCGTCAAGTGGAATGCACTCTACTTCCATACCCTGGTGCAATTGTCGATAATAAGGACAAACGTCATCGCCAAAACACCACTCAAGTTAAAG ACATGTCAGGCGACTTCAAAGAACATCTGCGTATTTTTTTCCATATACTTCTTGATGAATGCACAGAGCCGAAAGAAGTTGGTGGCAGAATAATCAAAGGCGATGAAATCTTGAATTTGTCAACAAAACTCTTCAATCTATTAAGGACGAAAGAAatctttaatgtttcattaaCATTGAAGGTAAATACACAGATCAAATACTAA
- the LOC143450227 gene encoding atlastin-3-like isoform X1 → MSDYLAQKLSSLLKLVAPNSDPGCALQLLKPIENGYEMDKVTLMNLVKHPAVKNNPVVIISICGAKREGKSFLLSLLIKYLESNMQEAWLNEPDTPIPTHFSWKSGRKAHTQGIWLWSKPYLIQKSNGHKVAVILFDTEGAYSSTGKQNDSDIFAFSTLLSSVQIYNMKDEINEQKLESLAAFTSYTERAGTKTESGQIFQSLMLLVRDWTDDEFQCGVEGGRKYMEEELQNKKVTDEDLIAIRDKISKVFRQVECTLLPYPGAIVDNKDKRHRQNTTQVKVSDMSGDFKEHLRIFFHILLDECTEPKEVGGRIIKGDEILNLSTKLFNLLRTKEIFNVSLTLKVNTQIKY, encoded by the exons ATGTCAGATTACCTGGCACAAAAGCTCTCTTCTCTTCTCAAACTTGTTGCGCCTAATTCTG ATCCAGGTTGCGCACTACAACTTCTGAAACCAATCGAAAATGGATATGAAATGGATAAAGTGACTCTCATGAATTTGGTTAAACATCCAGCTGTCAAGAACAATCCAGTTGTGATCATTTCTATTTGTGGGGCCAAACGCGAAGGAAAATCCTTCTTGCTAAGTTTACTAATAAAGTACTTGGAGTCAAATATG CAAGAAGCATGGTTGAATGAACCTGATACACCCATTCCTACACATTTCTCATGGAAAAGTGGACGAAAAGCACATACCCAGGGCATATGGCTTTGGAGCAAACCTTACTTAATCCAAAAAAGTAATGGTCACAAG GTGGCAGTCATCTTATTCGATACTGAAGGAGCATATAGTAGCACTGGGAAACAAAACGATTCAGACATTTTTGCCTTCAGCACTTTACTAAGCTCCGTTCAGATCTATAACATGAAGgatgaaataaatgaacaGAAGCTGGAATCTTTAGCT GCATTCACTTCATATACTGAAAGGGCTGGTACTAAAACTGAAAGCGGACAGATATTTCAG TCACTAATGCTACTTGTTCGAGACTGGACTGATGACGAGTTTCAATGTGGAGTAGAAGGTGGAAGAAAATACATGGAAGAAgaacttcaaaacaaaaaagttactGATGAAGACCTGATAGCGATACGAGACAAGATTTCTAAAGTTTTTCGTCAAGTGGAATGCACTCTACTTCCATACCCTGGTGCAATTGTCGATAATAAGGACAAACGTCATCGCCAAAACACCACTCAAGTTAAAG TTTCAGACATGTCAGGCGACTTCAAAGAACATCTGCGTATTTTTTTCCATATACTTCTTGATGAATGCACAGAGCCGAAAGAAGTTGGTGGCAGAATAATCAAAGGCGATGAAATCTTGAATTTGTCAACAAAACTCTTCAATCTATTAAGGACGAAAGAAatctttaatgtttcattaaCATTGAAGGTAAATACACAGATCAAATACTAA